Proteins co-encoded in one Candida albicans SC5314 chromosome 3, complete sequence genomic window:
- the SAM50 gene encoding SAM complex subunit (Predicted component of the SAM complex involved in mitochondrial protein import), with protein MSLDNEHDQFMDNLKPAVPSSSSSLSSSDLSQAEKELNQLQQDKQNLMIQQNQQYLESLFQDHKHQPIKIRNVQITNGQLYRDEFLKYQFRNLLNGEIMSLGNYVKNVNQISKDLINSGIIDNLQVVNNLVNPPMFSKSQAYHVVPVFNIVPSKRFFAKTGTNIGNGEGDGYIQFQFKNLFGGGENLIFDAITGTKTKSSYLLNYNQPIGNNLQYMNENLLLINTRNLDWLQSNVTTRGMINKLYTRFHGDITCLNHEIILENSWKILNNHSSKSMQVLQQSGSQFKSSISYNLNYDTRDNKHLPTKGKFFQIGLEYNDPSILFFKLKNQYPFIKTVTQSQFIHRFPFINSNLIITNKFGLLYPLTKDKNSSLLDRFYIGGPNDVRSFLLNGLGPKDYNSCIGGDLFLNGGISLITDIPKYNESNFKIHNFINFGRLVGFNKDISLFNNLQNLNLTLTSQYSISYGFGILFNHPMARFELNFVLPLVTHERDSLRKGIQYGIGVSFL; from the coding sequence ATGTCATTAGATAATGAGCATGATCAATTCATGGATAATTTAAAACCAGCGGttccatcatcatcatcatcattatcatcgCTGGATTTATCACAAgctgaaaaagaattaaatcaattacaacaagATAAACAAAACTTGATGatacaacaaaatcaacaatatttagAATCATTATTTCAAGATCATAAACATCaaccaattaaaattaGAAATGTACAAATCACCAATGGTCAATTATATAGAgatgaatttttaaaatatcaatttcgAAATTTACTTAATGGAGAAATCATGAGTTTGGGTAATTATGTTAAAAATGTGAATCAAATATCCAaagatttaataaattccggtataattgataatttacaaGTTGTGAATAATTTAGTTAATCCACCAATGTTTTCCAAGAGTCAAGCATATCATGTTGTCCCCgttttcaatattgttCCACTGAAAAGATTTTTCGCTAAAACGGGGACTAATATAGGTAATGGAGAAGGAGATGGATATatacaatttcaatttaaaaatttatttggtggtggagaaaatttaatatttgatgCTATAACGGGGACGAAAACTAAATCATCATATTTACTTAATTATAATCAACCCATTGgtaataatttacaatatATGAATgagaatttattattaataaacaCTAGAAATTTAGATTGGTTACAATCAAATGTCACTACTCGAGGAATGATTAATAAACTATATACCCGATTTCATGGTGATATTACATGCTTAAATCATGAAATTATATTGGAAAATAGttggaaaatattgaataaCCACCTGAGTAAATCAATGCAAGTTTTACAACAATCAGGATCTCaatttaaatcatcaatttcttataatttgaattatgaTACAAGAGATAATAAACATTTACCAACTAaaggaaaattttttcaaattggtttAGAATATAATGAtccatcaattttattcttcaaattgaaaaatcaatatccATTTATCAAAACCGTGACTCAATCTCAATTTATTCATCGATTTCcatttattaattcaaatttaatcatcaccaataaatttggattattaTATCCTTTGACAAAAGACAAGAATTCATCATTGTTAGATAGATTTTATATTGGAGGACCAAATGATGTACGATCATTTTTACTTAATGGATTAGGTCCAAAAGATTATAATTCATGTATTGGTggtgatttatttttaaatggTGGGATATCATTAATTACTGATATACCAAAAtataatgaatcaaattttaaaattcataattttattaattttggaAGATTAGTAGGGTTTAATAAAGATATTAGTctatttaataatttacaaaatttgaatttaactTTAACTAGTCAATATTCAATAAGTTATGGATTTGgtatattatttaatcATCCTATGGCtagatttgaattgaattttgtgTTGCCATTGGTTACTCATGAAAGAGATTCACTTCGTAAAGGTATACAATATGGTATTGGTGTATCATTTTTGTAA
- the CRZ1 gene encoding DNA-binding transcription factor (Calcineurin-regulated C2H2 transcription factor; role in maintenance of membrane integrity, azole tolerance; not required for mouse virulence; repressed by low iron; regulates Ca++ influx during alkaline pH response; Spider biofilm induced), with protein MSNNPHPQDDGSQLYDNFEISPPSIVIRKADTDQSLNKIMLNQESQDINNYYTENVKNDNNPNNSYQDYTFSGNSSNQQHQQQQQQHLYEDLPTQFHYSNNSFFEPPPAPTVELTDDPLPNFNYPPSNIYINDNASDISLNTKDLPQFTTNEFLSPTSQLSTPFSPGHYSQSSQDFLQVNHTNGSGNNNNNNNNNNLLNPRSPSQYSSHSLYSDNSSQPASPFLDAASHVSNNSFIPPVIPTALSDVGSQNLDPSHNLGLSANQHFDSVNEFLSTGEIQLGQSVSSTNLPSMEEDSIKWGGGNGQEAYTSLAMMEQRASADNSGMRLATHQFSETQIKQEDQQTNMNHQYTFSNPQMNFDFDITVTPPPQQLEVKPFGNDKDMNNSSGTTNNNNNNSQFDIVSTAATNNSNQLLTENNLSNYNQLQRTEQGNDNDSLQIHRDATGIIISINQAPEEIAAKTPSLFSNSSANSSIHNSPRSDIDNKSGQYYNNGGDGNSLVPNSQLLPSSPNSNNDNYGGGGSSNDENNLLNPEEFQSVKRGRRKSHASRTSTNPNSLSPRSRSRSRSSAKSSNDAVISDNDESDDVLQSREKMLELALPSSSSKRTQKHPSLYACHLCDKRFTRPYNLKSHIRTHTQEKPFICSKCGKSFARSHDKKRHELLHQGIKNFKCEGYLQDGTRWGCGKSFARADALRRHFQTEAGKQCVKRLLLEEQANSSGKPLATSSGVEIT; from the coding sequence ATGTCTAACAATCCTCATCCCCAGGATGATGGGTCACAGCTATATGATAACTTTGAAATATCACCTCCTTCTATTGTAATCAGGAAAGCCGATACTGATCAAtctttaaataaaattatgCTCAATCAAGAATCACAAGATATCAACAACTACTATACTGAAAATGTTAAGAACGACAACAACCCTAATAATAGCTATCAAGACTACACATTTTCGGGAAATTCATCAaaccaacaacatcaacaacaacaacaacaacatttgTATGAGGATTTGCCTactcaatttcattattccaataattcattttttgaaCCTCCACCGGCACCTACTGTGGAATTAACTGATGACCCATTACCTAATTTCAATTACCCTCCTTCAAACATATATATTAATGATAACGCCTCCGACATATCATTAAACACAAAGGACTTGCCTCAGTTTACCACTAACGAATTTCTTTCTCCAACATCACAACTTAGTACGCCCTTTTCACCTGGTCATTATTCACAACTGCTGCAAGATTTCTTACAAGTGAATCACACTAATGGTAGtggtaacaacaacaataacaacaacaataacaatttattaaatccTCGTTCACCATCACAATATTCATCCCATTCATTATACTCAGATAATTCATCACAACCTGCATCTCCATTTTTAGATGCAGCTTCCCATGTTAGTAACAATAGTTTTATTCCTCCAGTGATACCTACTGCATTATCAGATGTTGGATCACAGAACCTTGACCCCTCTCATAACTTGGGGCTATCAGCAAACCAACACTTTGATTCTGTTAACGAATTTTTAAGCACAGGAGAGATACAACTTGGACAATCTGTCAGTTCAACAAATTTACCTTCTATGGAGGAAGATAGTATAAAATGgggtggtggtaatggaCAAGAAGCCTATACTAGTCTAGCGATGATGGAACAAAGAGCAAGTGCAGATAATAGTGGTATGAGATTGGCAACCCATCAATTTTCTGAAActcaaatcaaacaagaaGATCAACAAACTAATATGAATCACCAATATACTTTTTCGAATCCACAAatgaattttgattttgatattaCAGTTACTCCTCCACCACAACAACTAGAAGTGAAACCTTTTGGCAACGACAAGGATATGAATAATAGTAGTGGcaccaccaataataataataataatagtcaatttgatattgtgaGTACTGCAGCTACGAACAATtctaatcaattattgacagaaaataatttatccaaTTACAATCAATTACAACGGACAGAGCAAGGTAATGATAACGATAGTTTACAAATCCATCGAGATGCCACAGGTATAATCATTTCCATTAATCAAGCTCCTGAAGAAATTGCTGCTAAAACACCATCATTATTTAGTAACTCTTCagcaaattcatcaattcaTAATTCACCAAGAagtgatattgataataaaagtggtcaatattataataatggtGGCGATGGTAATAGTCTCGTACCGAACTCACAATTGCTACCTTCATCACCAAATTCCAACAATGATAAttatggtggtggtggtagtagtaaCGATGAGAATAATCTATTAAATCCAGAAGAATTTCAATCGGTGAAACGAGGACGACGGAAAAGTCATGCATCAAGAACTTCGACCAATCCAAATAGTTTATCACCACGATCAAGATCAAGGTCAAGATCAAGTGccaaatcttcaaatgaTGCTGTTATATcagataatgatgaatcaGATGATGTATTACAATCACGAGAGAAAATGTTAGAATTGGCATTACCTTCACTGTCATCGAAACGAACCCAAAAACATCCAAGTTTATATGCTTGCCATTTATGTGATAAACGTTTTACTCGACcttataatttaaaatcacATATTCGAACTCATACTCAAGAAAAACCATTTATATGTAGTAAATGTGGTAAACTGTTTGCTAGATCTCATGACAAAAAACGTCATGAATTATTACATCAAggtattaaaaattttaaatgtGAAGGTTATTTACAAGATGGTACTAGATGGGGATGTGGTAAACTGTTTGCTCGTGCTGATGCCTTACGACGACATTTTCAAACTGAAGCAGGGAAACAATGTGTTAAacgattattattagaagaaCAAGCAAATTCAAGTGGTAAACCACTTGCTACTAGTAGTGGTGTTGAAATTActtag
- a CDS encoding SAGA histone acetyltransferase complex subunit (Ortholog(s) have enzyme activator activity, role in histone deubiquitination, regulation of transcription from RNA polymerase II promoter and DUBm complex, SAGA complex localization), which produces MTSTPITYKTLADSIFNDLINNIIKQHTLTSLTNIKDHSSLLNSSNSNTNSNTNGTIASNGGNGTTSDENNEIENSTIQDKSKLKQLETSRYFRCLNCGRNIAGGRFASHISKCLERKRK; this is translated from the exons ATGACAAGTACACCAATAACGTACAAGACACTA gCCGATTCTATATTTAATGATctaatcaacaatatcattaaaCAACATACATTAACCAGTTTAACCAATATTAAAGATCATTCCtcattattaaattcatcTAATAGCAATACTAATAGCAATACCAACGGTACAATTGCCAGTAATGGTGGAAATGGGACTACAagtgatgaaaataatgaaattgaaaattcaacaattcaagataaatcaaaattaaaacaattagaAACTTCAAGGTATTTCCGATGTCTTAATTGTGGTAGAAATATTGCCGGTGGAAGATTTGCATCTCATATAAGTAAGTGTTTAGAACGGAAACGGAAATGA
- a CDS encoding tRNA splicing endonuclease subunit (Ortholog(s) have tRNA-intron endonuclease activity, role in tRNA-type intron splice site recognition and cleavage and mitochondrial outer membrane, tRNA-intron endonuclease complex localization), with translation MTDEQLESKTSKGKQNRNRNIDNDNENDNDNEDDKFQTEQVYDVEDEIQDWKFLNKSTIPKRGTKEFEPDGTNYQISALEQSQQTMFQAINNVRGHHTTKKLIGIWMIDEHDQYCFIPQIRGNYFKDLGKAINIGKFQGMKLNSLETIYLAERGSLIVYLGNQEYSDWLYNSAEVEENEDGDKNVSFDVESNLIALDLEYLYSLLTIPLANYQVYAYLKRLGYIIQEYKVQDDVMDKTLLSSSPTKDPKKLESLVQFTLWPREWGIMAYPLFHSLHFKTKHYFKYTDVFKNLKLNFKPIESDPNESNINITFNVWKPSPSFSKKTPPPPDFQLCVVDSSKNTDFLKLPQIQRLFFQLSPPPSQQQQQQQQKQNLFKKTKPSTKMESKRDIRARRYAERQAKLDKQLQLKNEYYRLRDDCFKNGGQSVIIAIVNNGIMNFISLSSGQFDSLQNVKTRLNEIYPKKIHSIIYNE, from the coding sequence ATGACAGATGAACAGCTAGAGTCAAAGACTTCAAAGGGAAAACAAAATCGTAACCGTAATATTGACAATGACAATGAAAATGACAACGATAATGAGGACgataaatttcaaacagAACAAGTTTATGACgttgaagatgaaattcaagattggaaatttttgaataaatcaactATACCGAAAAGAGGTactaaagaatttgaacCTGATGGGaccaattatcaaatttcaGCATTAGAACAATCACAACAAACCATGTTTCAAGCAATTAATAATGTTAGAGGACATCATACTacgaaaaaattaattggaATTTGGATGATTGATGAGCATGATcaatattgttttattcCACAAATTCGTGGTAATTATTTTAAAGATTTGGGGAAAGCAATCAATATTGGGAAATTTCAAGGtatgaaattgaatagtttagaaacaatttatttagCAGAAAGAGGATCATTGATTGTATATTTGGGAAACCAGGAATATTCCGATTGGTTGTATAATAGTGCTGAGGTggaagaaaatgaagatggGGACAAAAATGTACTGTTCGATGTGGAGTCAAATCTAATTGCATTGGATTTGGAATATTTGTATAGTTTGTTAACTATCCCACTAGCGAATTATCAAGTTTATGCTTATTTAAAAAGATTAGGATATATCATACAGGAATATAAAGTGCAAGATGATGTGATGGACAAAAcgttattatcatcatcaccgACAAAGGACCCAAAGAAACTAGAACTGTTGGTTCAATTCACATTATGGCCTCGTGAATGGGGGATCATGGCATATCCTCTTTTCCATTCATTACATTTTAAAACGAAAcattatttcaaatatacTGATGTATTTaagaatttaaaattgaattttaaaCCAATTGAATCTGACCCCAATGAATcgaatataaatataacaTTCAATGTATGGAaaccatcaccatcattttctaaaaagactccaccaccaccagattttcaattatgtGTTGTTGATTCATCCAAAAATACCGATTTCTTAAAACTTCCACAAATACAAAGATTATTCTTCCAATtgtcaccaccaccatcacaacaacaacaacaacaacaacaaaagcaaAATCTTTTTAAGAAGACAAAACCTAGTACCAAAATGGAATCAAAACGAGATATTCGTGCAAGAAGATATGCTGAACGTCAAGCTAAATTAGATaaacaattacaattgaaaaatgaatattaTCGATTACGTGATgattgttttaaaaatgGGGGTCAATCAGTTATTATAGCTATTGTTAATAATGGGATTATGAATTttatatcattatcatcaggTCAATTTGACTCATTACAAAATGTGAAAACTCgattaaatgaaatatatcctaaaaaaattcattcaattatatacaatgaatga
- the SKN1 gene encoding Skn1p (Protein with a role in beta-1,6-glucan synthesis; probable N-glycosylated type II membrane protein; transcript and mRNA length change induced by yeast-hypha transition; induced by Rim101, caspofungin; rat catheter and Spider biofilm induced), producing the protein MERDLTYNAPKIKFTDTEGQEEHFYFNRSNNSTNDLTSHDSSSTQLQDANSRRQAPPPPPHNPFSDNSHENSTESLYQSETRFHQPLLHNDSNNSNSSIGNNRQRIPSQQHDTSSLYSASPISTSPLVSNFQSYSDNQDEMTRGKYNQNTNRSSSNYIQHSPTSAGYDRYPLKTQSSIGGSMSRIGLSSSSPSQQQQQHMYDNNSSNRSSYSPDSATDLMVYENGEFSPFGGYPASLFPLSIDEKEPDDYLHNPDPVQDAEYDKNRFLYDLKTMDKKSMNGLIAFIVMFLIAIAIFIILPVFTYTGYNPKAKNFENYEVLTRYSYPRLSAIRTSLIDPDTPEDALFWKSKNGEEWPLVFSDEFNAEGRTFYEGDDQFFTAPDLHYDATKDLEWYDPDAVTTANGTLTLRMDAFKNHGLFYRSGMIQSWNQMCFTQGKLEFSAKLPGYGNITGFWPGLWSMGNLGRPGYLASTEGVWPYTYDSCDAGITPNQSSPDGISYLPGQRLNKCTCPGEAHPNRGVGRGAPEIDALEGEIHGVIGRVSQSLQVAPYDIWYMPNYDFLEIHNSSITLMNTYAGGPFQQAISGVTMLNVTWYEYGDHQHNFQKYGYEYLNDDESGYLRWFVGDNPTFTIYSQALHPNGNVGWRKLPKEPLSLILNFGISNNWAYIDWPSLVFPSTMRVDYVRVYQPKDQINVGCDPTDFPTYDYIQQHLNVYQNVNLTKFEDGGYTFPKHKLIGC; encoded by the coding sequence ATGGAAAGAGATTTGACTTATAATGCCCCGAAAATAAAGTTTACCGATACTGAAGGACAAGAAGaacatttttatttcaatcGGAGTAACAATTCAACCAATGATTTAACCAGTCATGACTCTTCATCAACTCAACTACAAGATGCCAATTCCAGAAGACAAGccccaccaccaccaccacatAATCCATTTTCTGACAATTCCCATGAAAATAGTACTGAATCATTATATCAATCAGAAACAAGATTTCATCAACCACTACTTCATAATGATAGTAATAATAGCAATAGCAGTATAGGCAATAATAGACAACGTATTCCATCACAACAACATGATACACTGTCATTATATTCAGCATCACCAATATCAACATCACCTTTAGTTTCTAATTTTCAATCATATCTGGACAACCAAGACGAAATGACTCGAGGTAAGTATAACCAGAATACAAATCGGTCAAGTTCAAATTATATTCAACACAGTCCAACATCAGCAGGGTACGATAGATATCCGCTTAAAACTCAATCCAGTATTGGTGGATCAATGCTGAGAATTGgtttatcatcatcatcgccatcacaacaacaacaacaacacatGTATGATAACAATTCATCTAATCGATCTCTGTATTCACCTGATTCCGCCACTGATTTAATGGTTTATGAAAATGGAGAATTTAGTCCATTTGGAGGATATCCAGCAAGTTTATTCCCCTTAagtattgatgaaaaagaacCCGATGATTATTTACATAATCCTGATCCTGTTCAAGATGCCGAATATGATAAAAATCGGTTTTTATATGACTTAAAAACCATGGATAAGAAATCTATGAATGGATTAATTGCATTTATTGTAATGTTTTTAATTGCTATTGctatatttataattttacCAGTTTTCACATATACTGGATATAACCCCAAGGcgaaaaattttgaaaattatgaGGTTTTAACTAGATATCTGTATCCAAGATTAAGTGCTATCCGAActtcattaattgatcCTGATACTCCTGAAGATGCCTTATTTTGGAAATCTAAAAATGGTGAAGAATGGCCATTGGTGTTTAGTGATGAATTTAATGCCGAAGGTAGAACATTTTATGAAGGTgatgatcaatttttcactgCACCAGATTTACATTATGATGCCACTAAAGATTTAGAATGGTATGATCCCGATGCTGTAACTACGGCTAATGGAACATTAACTTTACGTATGGATGCTTTTAAAAATCATGGATTATTTTATCGATCAGGGATGATTCAAAGTTGGAATCAAATGTGTTTTACTCAGGGGAAATTGGAATTTCTGGCAAAATTACCCGGGTATGGTAATATCACTGGATTTTGGCCTGGGTTATGGTCAATGGGAAATTTAGGTCGTCCAGGGTATCTTGCCCTGACTGAAGGTGTTTGGCCATATACTTATGATTCATGTGATGCTGGTATTACACCTAATCAATCTTCTCCAGATGGGATTTCTTATTTACCAGGTCAAAGATTAAATAAATGTACTTGTCCAGGTGAAGCTCATCCTAATCGTGGTGTTGGTAGAGGTGCCCCTGAAATTGATGCATTGGAAGGGGAAATTCATGGTGTTATAGGTAGAGTTTCTCAATCATTACAAGTTGCTCCTTATGATATTTGGTATATGCCCAATTATgattttcttgaaattcATAATAGTTCAATAACATTAATGAATACTTATGCTGGTGGACCTTTCCAACAAGCTATTTCGGGTGTAACAATGTTAAATGTTACATGGTATGAATATGGTGATCATCAACataatttccaaaaatatggttatgaatatttaaatgatgatgaatcaGGTTATTTACGTTGGTTTGTTGGTGACAATCCAACTTTTACAATCTATTCTCAAGCTTTACATCCAAATGGTAATGTTGGTTGGAGAAAGTTACCTAAAGAACCTTTaagtttgattttaaattttggTATATCTAATAATTGGGCTTATATCGATTGGCCAAGTTTAGTTTTCCCTTCAACTATGAGAGTCGATTATGTAAGAGTTTATCAACCTAAAGATCAAATTAATGTTGGTTGTGATCCAACCGATTTCCCAACTTATGAttatattcaacaacatttaaatgtttatcaaaatgttaatttaacaaaatttgaagatgGTGGTTATACTTTCCCCAAACataaattaattggatGTTAA